The following proteins are encoded in a genomic region of Opitutus sp.:
- a CDS encoding bifunctional hydroxymethylpyrimidine kinase/phosphomethylpyrimidine kinase produces the protein MNIPAILATFRNLRVLVIGDLMVDHYIWGEVNRISPEAPVPVVHVARESHTAGGAANVALNLAALGIAAELIGSLGEDEAGRRLRALLATSRIEASRCATIPGTSTIVKTRVIARTQQLCRIDHEGARDGYTLENGRVSDEVLALAIAAADAVIISDYAKGAISQTLINRVIAAARIHGKLVAVDPKPSRHLSFNNVGLITPNRHEALELADLPEPGVGESYPLEEACRRIHAKFSPDLLVITLGADGMAVCRNGVVEHVMPTEAREVFDVSGAGDTVIATLTAALAAGCAPIDAARLANKAAGVVVAKMGTATASPADLLQTKD, from the coding sequence ATGAACATTCCCGCCATCCTCGCAACCTTCCGCAACCTGCGCGTCCTCGTGATCGGCGACCTGATGGTCGACCATTACATCTGGGGCGAGGTGAACCGCATTTCCCCCGAGGCGCCCGTGCCCGTGGTGCATGTCGCCCGCGAGAGCCACACCGCCGGTGGCGCGGCCAATGTTGCCCTCAACTTGGCCGCCCTGGGGATTGCCGCCGAATTGATCGGCTCGCTCGGTGAAGACGAAGCCGGCCGCCGCCTGCGCGCTCTGCTGGCGACCTCCCGCATCGAAGCCTCGCGCTGCGCCACGATCCCGGGCACGTCCACCATCGTCAAAACCCGGGTGATTGCCCGCACGCAGCAGCTTTGCCGAATCGACCACGAAGGCGCCCGCGACGGCTACACTTTGGAAAACGGCCGCGTCTCCGACGAGGTGCTGGCGTTGGCGATTGCCGCCGCCGATGCGGTGATCATTTCGGATTATGCCAAGGGCGCCATCAGCCAAACCCTGATCAACCGCGTAATCGCCGCCGCGCGCATCCACGGCAAATTGGTGGCGGTCGATCCCAAGCCCTCGCGCCACCTCTCCTTTAACAACGTCGGCCTGATCACCCCGAATCGTCACGAGGCGCTGGAATTGGCCGACCTGCCTGAGCCCGGGGTGGGGGAGAGTTATCCGCTGGAGGAAGCCTGCCGCCGGATTCACGCCAAGTTCTCGCCCGACCTACTGGTGATCACGCTCGGGGCCGACGGTATGGCGGTGTGCCGCAACGGTGTGGTTGAGCACGTCATGCCGACCGAGGCGCGTGAAGTGTTCGATGTGTCGGGTGCGGGTGACACGGTGATCGCCACCCTGACGGCGGCTCTGGCGGCCGGTTGTGCGCCGATCGACGCAGCCCGGCTGGCGAATAAAGCTGCCGGTGTGGTCGTCGCCAAGATGGGCACCGCCACCGCCAGCCCGGCAGACCTGCTGCAAACGAAGGACTGA
- a CDS encoding adenylyltransferase/cytidyltransferase family protein gives MNTPLVLTFDEMLRFRQKAAAEGRRVVLTNGCFDLLHRGHIEYLHQSAALGDLLIIAVNSDASVRALKGPDRPLNSEQDRAYALASLRCVAATFVFPGSRLDQEIRLLKPDIYTKAGDYTIDSLDAGERDALLSVGADIRLMPFVPGRSTTSLVERMRAPC, from the coding sequence ATGAACACGCCCTTAGTTCTCACCTTCGACGAGATGCTCCGCTTCCGCCAAAAGGCCGCCGCCGAGGGCCGCCGCGTGGTGTTGACCAATGGCTGCTTCGACCTGCTGCACCGCGGCCACATCGAATACCTGCATCAATCCGCCGCGCTCGGCGACCTCTTGATTATTGCGGTGAACAGCGACGCCTCGGTGCGCGCACTCAAGGGCCCCGACCGCCCCCTCAATTCCGAGCAGGACCGCGCTTACGCCCTCGCCAGCCTGCGCTGCGTGGCGGCCACGTTTGTGTTCCCCGGTTCCCGTCTCGACCAGGAAATCCGCCTGCTAAAACCCGACATCTACACCAAGGCCGGCGACTACACGATCGACTCGCTCGACGCCGGCGAACGCGACGCGTTGCTCAGCGTCGGGGCCGACATCCGCCTGATGCCCTTCGTTCCCGGCCGCTCCACCACCAGCTTGGTCGAACGCATGCGCGCTCCCTGCTGA
- the rfaD gene encoding ADP-glyceromanno-heptose 6-epimerase — MQLTDKILVTGAAGFIGSALVWALNQQGYENIVLADFLGSDEKWRNLVPLRYADYIEADQLWAKLDTPALRDVRWVFHLGACSATTEKNASYLMDNNFDYTRRLAEWARAGGRRFVYASSAATYGDGAQGMLDGQENLNDLRPLNMYGYSKHFFDQYAQRQGWFDGANAIVGLKYFNVFGPNEDHKADMRSVVHKAYAQIRDEHKVRLFRSYHPDYRDGEQKRDFVYVKDAVAMTLHLARTPVAGGLFNVGTGRASTWIELVTPIFAALQLPAQIEFIEMPEVLRGKYQYYTCADTRRLAATGWTGKNHTLAEAVTDYVTRYLLTDHRLGHVRGS; from the coding sequence ATGCAACTCACCGATAAAATTCTCGTCACCGGCGCGGCCGGCTTCATTGGCAGCGCCTTGGTGTGGGCGCTCAATCAGCAGGGCTACGAGAATATCGTGCTGGCCGACTTCCTCGGCTCCGACGAGAAGTGGCGCAACCTCGTTCCCCTGCGCTACGCCGACTACATCGAGGCCGACCAGCTTTGGGCCAAACTCGACACGCCCGCCCTGCGCGACGTGCGCTGGGTGTTTCACCTCGGCGCCTGCTCGGCGACCACCGAGAAAAACGCCTCGTACCTGATGGATAATAATTTCGACTACACCCGTCGCCTGGCCGAGTGGGCGCGCGCCGGTGGCCGTCGGTTTGTTTACGCCTCCTCCGCCGCGACCTACGGCGATGGCGCCCAGGGCATGCTCGATGGCCAGGAGAACCTCAATGACCTGCGCCCGCTCAACATGTACGGTTACTCGAAGCATTTCTTCGATCAGTACGCGCAACGCCAGGGCTGGTTCGACGGCGCCAACGCCATCGTGGGCCTGAAGTATTTCAACGTTTTCGGTCCCAACGAGGACCACAAGGCCGACATGCGCAGCGTCGTCCACAAGGCCTACGCCCAGATCCGCGACGAGCACAAGGTGCGGCTGTTCCGCAGCTACCACCCCGATTACCGCGACGGCGAACAGAAGCGCGACTTCGTTTACGTGAAGGATGCCGTTGCCATGACCCTGCACCTCGCGCGCACGCCCGTTGCCGGCGGCCTGTTTAACGTCGGCACCGGCCGCGCCTCCACTTGGATCGAGTTGGTCACGCCGATCTTCGCCGCGCTTCAGTTGCCCGCGCAGATCGAGTTCATCGAGATGCCCGAGGTGCTGCGCGGAAAATATCAGTATTACACCTGCGCCGACACCCGCCGCCTCGCCGCCACCGGCTGGACCGGGAAAAACCACACGCTCGCCGAAGCCGTCACCGACTACGTCACGCGTTACCTGCTCACCGACCACCGCCTCGGCCACGTCCGCGGTTCCTGA
- a CDS encoding HAD-IIIA family hydrolase, which translates to MSAAAPTASIPATQSRRGLVLDRDGTIIVHVPYLSDPAGVVLLPGVRDALLAARAAGVDLFVHSNQSGVGRGMFDLAAVDACNRRMIELLDLGEQPFERICVAPEAPKEPAVYRKPEPRFAQELLRDFGYAPHNLAYIGDRGSDLETAARAGIGGLGVATGLDDLPAELAELGLDKTFPVFASLSEAVEHFLKTPL; encoded by the coding sequence ATGTCTGCTGCTGCGCCCACCGCTTCCATCCCTGCAACCCAATCGCGTCGAGGTCTGGTGCTGGACCGCGACGGCACGATCATCGTGCACGTGCCTTATTTGAGCGATCCGGCCGGCGTCGTTTTGTTGCCCGGGGTGCGCGATGCGTTGTTGGCAGCCCGGGCCGCAGGCGTGGACCTGTTTGTGCACAGCAACCAATCCGGCGTGGGTCGCGGCATGTTTGACCTTGCTGCCGTCGATGCCTGTAACCGTCGCATGATCGAGCTGCTCGACTTGGGTGAACAGCCGTTTGAGCGCATCTGCGTGGCGCCCGAGGCCCCGAAAGAACCGGCGGTTTACCGTAAACCCGAGCCGCGCTTCGCCCAGGAGCTCCTGCGCGACTTCGGCTACGCCCCGCACAACCTGGCGTACATCGGCGACCGGGGGTCCGATTTGGAAACCGCCGCGCGGGCCGGCATTGGCGGGCTGGGCGTGGCGACCGGACTCGACGACTTGCCGGCGGAACTGGCCGAGCTCGGGCTCGACAAAACCTTCCCGGTTTTTGCATCGCTCTCGGAGGCGGTAGAACATTTTTTAAAAACTCCGCTATGA
- a CDS encoding glycosyltransferase family 9 protein gives MPRILVIKPSSLGDIVHGLQVVASLKEQVAGVHVTWVVREIFAPLVRACTAVDEVIVFQRKQGWRGIRLVMGELRARTFDVVLDLQGLLRSGLMTWSARAPRKLGRTDAREGAGLFYGERVPLPASGRNSHALEILLQFTPLLGGRATLGTPLTFRSGGDFTGADFFNNGAAAPVVMFPESRRPEKCWLGFTALTALMLQADPAVRIVWSGSERLADGGAFPAERFLNLTGLTALDVMPQIIGRAGAVFANDSGPMHLAAALGKRTLAIFGPTAPELFGPYPLSCPRHVVVRAPEGDLARLTPEAVFQAWQA, from the coding sequence ATGCCCCGCATTCTTGTCATTAAACCCTCTTCGCTGGGCGACATCGTGCATGGCTTGCAGGTCGTCGCGTCACTTAAGGAGCAGGTGGCCGGGGTGCACGTGACCTGGGTGGTGCGGGAGATTTTTGCCCCGTTGGTCCGCGCCTGCACTGCGGTGGACGAGGTGATCGTGTTCCAGCGCAAGCAGGGTTGGCGAGGGATCCGGCTGGTGATGGGCGAGCTTCGCGCGCGGACTTTTGACGTGGTGTTGGATTTACAGGGGCTCTTGCGCAGCGGCCTGATGACCTGGAGCGCCCGCGCCCCGCGCAAGCTCGGCCGGACTGACGCACGCGAGGGCGCAGGGTTGTTTTACGGCGAACGCGTCCCGTTGCCGGCGAGCGGGCGCAACAGCCACGCCCTGGAGATTTTACTCCAGTTCACGCCCCTGCTCGGCGGCCGGGCCACGCTCGGCACACCCCTGACTTTCCGTTCGGGCGGCGATTTCACGGGCGCGGATTTTTTTAACAACGGGGCCGCCGCTCCCGTCGTGATGTTTCCCGAAAGTCGTCGCCCCGAAAAGTGCTGGCTGGGCTTTACCGCTCTCACCGCACTGATGCTGCAGGCCGATCCGGCGGTGCGGATCGTCTGGAGCGGCAGCGAGCGACTCGCCGATGGGGGCGCCTTTCCGGCTGAGCGTTTTTTGAATTTAACCGGGCTCACTGCGCTCGACGTCATGCCGCAGATCATCGGGCGTGCCGGGGCGGTTTTTGCCAACGACAGCGGCCCGATGCACCTGGCCGCCGCCCTCGGCAAACGCACGCTGGCTATCTTTGGGCCGACCGCGCCGGAGCTGTTCGGTCCCTATCCGCTGAGTTGCCCGCGGCACGTGGTGGTGCGCGCGCCCGAAGGGGATTTGGCGCGGTTGACGCCCGAAGCCGTTTTCCAGGCTTGGCAGGCCTAG
- the argA gene encoding amino-acid N-acetyltransferase — translation MSNGPATPSPLASNATIKPTDLRGILKYVPRFQGQIFVLAIDGSIVADENFSNLLVDVAVLRSLGIKVVLVHGIGQQIVELSTSRQIAISNADGTAVTDAATLDLAIRASSRVSHLILEGLTQNTLKCAITNAVRALPVGIIKGVDQQFTGKVDRIDKEFISHLINADIIPIIQPIGYGPDGRSLRINSDLLAAEVAEALKASKVIYLTPQAGLEINGEVKRDIAVDTLRALIKDHPEQINDQSRSKAMYAIRAIETGVPRVHIVDGRTFDGLINEIFSSEGVGSLIYANDYQQIRKATKRDVRFLYNLTRHGVKREELLHRTQLAIEKNIDQFYVYEIDENIIACVTLYTYPDKPQLAEIGSLYVLPFYHNRGVGRKMVDFACMRAKEKSVTTIVALSTQSYSFFTSALGFAETEKTVLPEIRLKAYEESGRNPKVLIKQLS, via the coding sequence ATGAGCAACGGCCCCGCCACGCCCTCCCCATTAGCAAGTAACGCAACGATCAAGCCCACCGACCTGCGGGGCATCTTGAAATACGTCCCGCGTTTCCAAGGGCAGATCTTCGTTCTGGCCATCGACGGCTCCATCGTCGCCGACGAAAATTTCAGCAACTTGCTCGTCGATGTCGCCGTGCTGCGTTCCCTCGGCATCAAGGTCGTTTTGGTGCACGGCATCGGCCAGCAAATCGTTGAGCTGTCCACCTCGCGGCAGATCGCCATTTCCAATGCCGACGGCACCGCCGTGACCGACGCGGCCACACTTGATCTGGCCATCCGCGCGTCTTCGCGTGTCTCGCACTTGATCCTGGAGGGGCTTACGCAAAACACCCTCAAATGCGCCATCACCAATGCGGTGCGGGCGCTTCCGGTTGGCATCATCAAGGGCGTTGACCAACAGTTCACCGGCAAGGTGGACCGCATTGATAAGGAATTTATTTCCCACCTGATTAACGCCGACATTATTCCGATCATTCAGCCGATCGGCTACGGCCCTGATGGGAGATCGTTGCGCATCAATTCCGATCTGCTCGCTGCCGAGGTGGCAGAGGCGCTCAAAGCCTCCAAGGTCATTTACCTGACCCCGCAGGCCGGGTTGGAAATCAACGGCGAGGTTAAGCGTGACATCGCGGTGGATACGTTGCGGGCGTTGATAAAAGACCATCCAGAGCAGATCAACGACCAGTCGCGGAGCAAAGCCATGTACGCGATTCGCGCGATCGAGACCGGCGTTCCGCGGGTGCACATCGTGGATGGGCGAACCTTTGACGGGTTGATTAACGAAATTTTTTCCAGTGAAGGCGTGGGTTCTTTGATCTACGCGAACGATTACCAACAGATCCGTAAGGCGACGAAGCGCGACGTGCGTTTTTTGTACAATCTGACGCGCCACGGGGTGAAGCGTGAGGAGTTGCTCCATCGCACCCAGCTGGCGATCGAGAAAAACATCGACCAGTTTTACGTCTACGAGATCGACGAGAACATCATCGCCTGCGTCACGCTGTACACGTACCCCGACAAGCCGCAGCTGGCGGAGATCGGCTCGCTCTACGTGCTCCCCTTTTATCACAACCGCGGGGTTGGCCGGAAGATGGTCGATTTCGCGTGCATGCGGGCCAAGGAAAAGAGCGTCACGACCATCGTAGCGCTGTCGACCCAAAGCTACTCGTTCTTCACGTCGGCGCTGGGTTTTGCTGAAACCGAAAAAACGGTGCTGCCCGAGATTCGCCTAAAAGCCTACGAGGAAAGCGGGCGCAATCCGAAGGTGTTGATCAAGCAGCTGAGTTAA
- the gmhA gene encoding D-sedoheptulose 7-phosphate isomerase: MATPAFIESLEELRSVLTASTVLAPVVTTVGEAILASLRQGGKLLTCGNGGSAADALHLAEELVGRYKIERRALPAICLNSDVTALTCIGNDYGYDAIFARQVEALGRRGDVLVGFTTSGNSANVLAAFAAARARGITTVLLSGKDGGKARTQCDYPIIVPSATTARIQEVHTLVLHQWLEAIDAADWTQLPA, encoded by the coding sequence ATGGCCACGCCTGCTTTTATCGAATCGCTGGAAGAACTCCGCAGTGTACTCACCGCCAGCACCGTGCTGGCGCCCGTCGTCACCACGGTGGGCGAGGCGATTCTCGCCAGCCTGCGCCAAGGCGGCAAGTTGCTCACCTGCGGCAACGGCGGGAGTGCCGCCGACGCCCTGCACCTCGCCGAGGAGCTGGTCGGCCGCTATAAAATCGAGCGCCGCGCCCTGCCGGCGATCTGCCTCAATTCCGACGTGACCGCGCTCACCTGCATCGGCAACGACTACGGTTACGACGCGATTTTCGCCCGCCAGGTCGAGGCCCTCGGTCGGCGCGGCGACGTGTTGGTGGGCTTCACCACCAGTGGTAACAGTGCCAACGTGCTTGCCGCTTTCGCCGCCGCCCGCGCCCGTGGCATCACCACCGTTCTGCTGTCCGGCAAGGACGGCGGCAAGGCCCGCACCCAGTGCGATTACCCGATCATCGTTCCCAGCGCCACCACGGCGCGCATTCAGGAAGTGCATACCCTCGTCCTTCACCAGTGGCTGGAGGCGATCGACGCCGCCGACTGGACCCAACTGCCCGCATGA